The Arachis hypogaea cultivar Tifrunner chromosome 14, arahy.Tifrunner.gnm2.J5K5, whole genome shotgun sequence genome has a segment encoding these proteins:
- the LOC112743207 gene encoding TMV resistance protein N, which translates to MESAMARASSSPFPPPQSRTYHVFLSFRGQDTRKGVTDHLYASLQRNGITAFRDDMNLERGEVISHELLRAIEESMFAVVVLSPNYASSAWCLDELQKIVECKNNLGLQIVPVFYGVDPCDVRHQKGTFEDAFRKQEERFGGDSEKVKRWREALIQVASYSGWDSKNQHEATLVESIAQHVHTRLIPKLPSCIENLFGMASRVEDVTTLMCIGLSDVRFTGIWGMGGVGKTTIARAIYEAIEDQFQISCFLANIRDTCETNGILQLQKILGEHIHVSRCTFSNLYDGMRIIRNSLCNKKVLIVLDDVNDVSQLENLAGNQDWFGPGSRVMITTRDMHLLKTHEVCDTYEVECLDKTEALRFFCSKAFKRDVPEEGYLEMSHEVVKYTGGLPLALKVLGSYLYGRNISAWRSAVKKLRSVSDAKILETLRISYDGLDSMQKEIFLDIACFFKGKPKDKVLDLFEKRGYNPQIDIDVLIERSLVTVKQDIDVFKKKFDVLEMHDLLQEMGRNFVIQESPNYPSKRSRLWSPEDLDLMLTQNKGTETIQSIVLPPIGNGTYYVESWRDKAFPNMSQLKFLNFDFVRAHIHINIPSTLKVLHWELCPLETLPLVDQRYELVEIKISWSNIVQLWHGFKFLEKLKHLDLSCSGLEQTPDLSGVPVLETLDLSCCHCLTLIHPSLICHKSLLVLNLWECTSLETFPGKLEMSSLKELNLCDCKSFMSPPEFGECMTKLSRLSFQDMAISELPISLGCLVGLSELDLRGCKKLTCLPDSIHELESLRILRASSCSSLCDLPHSVSVIPFLSILDLRDCCLTEESFPCDFGQFPSLTDLDLSGNHFVNLPISIHELPKLKCLSLNGCKRLQSLPELPSSIRELKAWCCDSLDTRSFNNLSKACSVFASTSQGPGEVLQMVIPGTNIPSWFVHRQESNCLLVPFPHHCHPSERLGIALCFLVRPSERWFSLSLRLAVGNGDRVITNSIPIWYHQGYHLCMFCMTNDCLIDQETRKAIHFELSFEDINVEYPPEILSSAACWVHTDEIEHLNKGETERPNKKRQKMLEEKH; encoded by the exons ATGGAATCTGCTATGGCCAGAGCCTCTTCTAGTCCATTCCCACCACCCCAATCACGGACATATCATGTGTTCTTGAGTTTTAGGGGACAAGACACCCGCAAAGGAGTCACTGATCATCTCTATGCTTCACTGCAAAGGAACGGAATTACAGCTTTTAGAGATGACATGAACCTTGAGAGAGGTGAAGTTATTTCACATGAACTTCTCAGAGCAATTGAAGAGTCTATGTTTGCGGTCGTCGTTCTGTCTCCAAACTATGCTTCCTCTGCTTGGTGCTTGGATGAGCTCCAAAAGATTGTGGAGTGCAAGAACAACCTGGGGCTACAGATTGTGCCAGTGTTCTATGGTGTGGACCCTTGTGATGTGAGGCACCAAAAAGGAACCTTTGAGGATGCTTTCAGGAAACAAGAAGAGAGATTCGGAGGAGACAGTGAGAAGGTCAAGAGATGGAGAGAAGCCTTAATACAAGTTGCCAGTTACTCTGGATGGGACTCCAAAAATCA GCATGAGGCAACACTTGTGGAAAGCATTGCTCAACATGTGCATACAAGGCTAATTCCAAAATTGCCATCTTGCATAGAGAACCTTTTTGGTATGGCTTCAAGGGTGGAGGATGTAACTACACTCATGTGTATTGGGTTGAGTGATGTTCGATTTACAGGCATATGGGGCATGGGTGGTGTTGGTAAGACAACTATTGCTAGAGCAATCTATGAAGCCATTGAAGATCAATTTCAAATTAGTTGTTTTCTTGCTAACATTAGAGATACATGTGAGACAAATGGGATACTTCAACTACAAAAAATTCTTGGTGAACATATTCATGTGAGTAGATGTACTTTCAGTAATTTGTATGATGGAATGAGGATCATAAGAAATTCTTTATGCAACAAGAAGGTTCTTATTGTTCTTGACGATGTGAATGATGTAAGCCAATTGGAGAATTTGGCTGGGAATCAAGACTGGTTTGGCCCCGGAAGCAGGGTAATGATAACAACTAGAGATATGCATCTACTAAAGACACATGAAGTGTGTGACACTTATGAGGTTGAATGTTTAGATAAAACGGAAGCTCTTCGTTTCTTTTGTTCAAAAGCCTTCAAACGTGATGTTCCTGAAGAAGGGTATTTGGAAATGTCCCATGAAGTGGTCAAATATACTGGCGGTCTTCCATTGGCACTTAAGGTTTTAGGTTCTTATCTTTATGGAAGAAATATCAGTGCTTGGCGTAGTGCTGTCAAAAAATTAAGAAGTGTTTCGGATGCCAAAATTCTTGAAACACTAAGAATAAGTTATGATGGTTTGGATTCCATGCAAAAGGAAATATTTTTAGATATAGCCTGCTTTTTTAAGGGAAAGCCTAAAGACAAAGTATTAGATTTATTTGAAAAGCGTGGTTATAATCCACAAATTGACATTGATGTTTTGATTGAGAGGTCTTTGGTTACAGTAAAGCAGGACATTGATGTGTTTAAGAAAAAGTTTGATGTGTTGGAAATGCATGATTTGCTTCAAGAAATGGGGAGAAACTTTGTCATTCAAGAATCTCCAAATTATCCTAGTAAACGTAGTCGATTGTGGTCTCCAGAGGACCTTGATCTCATGCTTACACAAAACAAG GGAACTGAAACAATTCAAAGCATAGTTCTACCTCCAATAGGAAATGGGACATACTATGTGGAAAGTTGGAGAGACAAAGCTTTTCCAAATATGAGTCAGCTAAAATTTCTCAACTTTGATTTTGTGAGAGCTCATATTCATATCAATATTCCAAGTACCTTAAAAGTTCTTCACTGGGAACTTTGTCCACTGGAGACCTTGCCCCTTGTGGATCAAAGATATGAACttgttgaaattaaaataagTTGGAGTAACATTGTACAACTTTGGCATGGATTTAAG TTTCTAGAGAAGTTGAAGCACTTGGATCTAAGCTGTTCAGGCTTGGAGCAAACACCAGATCTTTCAGGGGTTCCTGTTCTTGAAACACTTGATCTTTCATGTTGTCACTGCCTAACTCTTATTCACCCCTCTCTCATATGCCACAAAAGCCTTCTTGTGTTGAATTTGTGGGAGTGCACAAGTCTTGAAACTTTTCCAGGTAAATTAGAGATGAGTTCGCTCAAGGAACTGAATCTTTGTGACTGTAAGAGTTTCATGAGTCCTCCTGAATTTGGAGAGTGCATGACAAAGTTATCAAGACTTTCTTTTCAGGACATGGCTATATCTGAACTACCCATATCACTTGGATGTTTAGTTGGCCTATCTGAATTGGACTTAAGAGGTTGCAAAAAGCTTACTTGCCTTCCTGACAGTATTCATGAATTAGAGTCCCTCAGAATTCTGCGTGCTTCTTCGTGCTCAAGTCTTTGTGATTTGCCACATTCTGTGTCGGTTATACCTTTTTTAAGCATCCTTGACTTACGAGATTGTTGTCTAACTGAGGAGTCGTTCCCTTGTGATTTCGGACAGTTTCCATCGCTGACGGATTTGGATTTATCAGGCAACCATTTTGTTAATTTGCCAATAAGTATCCATGAACTTCCCAAGCTTAAATGTCTTAGCCTAAATGGTTGCAAAAGGCTTCAAAGTTTGCCCGAGCTTCCTTCAAGTATAAGAGAACTAAAGGCATGGTGTTGTGATTCACTGGACACACGCAGTTTCAATAATTTATCAAAGGCATGTTCTGTTTTTGCATCAACTAGCCAAGGCCCTGGTGAGGTCTTGCAAATGGTGATTCCAGGGACGAATATTCCTTCATGGTTTGTTCATCGACAAGAAAGTAACTGCTTACTAGTCCCCTTCCCACATCATTGCCATCCAAGTGAAAGGCTAGGAATTGCTTTATGTTTCCTAGTGCGGCCTTCCGAACGTTGGTTTTCCCTCTCACTCCGTTTGGCCGTTGGCAATGGTGATAGAGTCATAACCAACAGCATTCCTATTTGGTATCATCAAGGTTATCACCTGTGTATGTTTTGTATGACCAATGATTGTTTAATTGATCAAGAAACTCGGAAAGCCATTCATTTTGAGCTGTCATTTGAAGATATCAATGTTGAATATCCGCCAGAGATATTGAGCTCTGCTGCATGTTGGGTGCATACTGATGAAATTGAGCATTTGAACAAAGGCGAAACTGAGAGGCCCAACAAGAAAAGACAAAAGATGCTAGAAGAGAAACATTGA
- the LOC112744167 gene encoding disease resistance protein Roq1-like — MCKLKLLVLDFVEAPILCDIPSTLKVLHWKCCPMETLPFTDQHYELVEIHLPDSKIVQLWDGKKVLKKLELLNLSCCYKLKETPDLSGAPVLKILNLEHCRELNYVHPSLALHKSLVELNLTGCYSIETLADKLEMCSLETLGLDCCTRLRRLPEFGECMKQLSILILTYTDIEEVPTTLGNLAGVSELDLTGCDKLTSLPLTGCFLKKLELHGFVELSCLPHEAPRLESLTVTAYYDEFDSPNIVGFFAFSLLPEPDLFE, encoded by the exons ATGTGCAAGCTAAAGCTTCTCGTTTTAGATTTCGTGGAAGCTCCCATTCTCTGCGATATTCCTAGTACATTAAAGGTTTTGCACTGGAAATGTTGTCCAATGGAAACTCTGCCCTTTACAGATCAACACTATGAACTTGTTGAAATCCATCTGCCTGATAGCAAAATTGTACAGTTATGGGATGGAAAGAAG GTTCTTAAAAAGTTAGAGCTCTTGAATTTGTCTTGCTGCTACAAGCTGAAGGAAACGCCAGATCTTTCTGGAGCTCCCGTTCTTAAAATACTTAATCTTGAGCATTGTAGGGAGCTGAATTATGTTCACCCGTCGCTCGCACTCCACAAAAGCCTTGTTGAATTGAATTTAACGGGATGTTATAGTATTGAAACACTTGCAGATAAATTGGAGATGTGTTCACTCGAGACACTAGGTCTAGACTGTTGCACTCGTTTGAGAAGACTGCCAGAATTTGGGGAATGCATGAAACAGTTATCGATTCTTATTCTGACATATACAGATATAGAAGAGGTACCCACGACGCTTGGAAATTTGGCTGGCGTGTCTGAGTTGGACTTAACTGGATGTGACAAGCTTACTAGTCTACCCTTAACTGGATGTTTCCTAAAGAAGTTGGAGCTACATGGATTCGTCGAGCTTAGTTGTCTTCCACACGAAGCTCCTAGGTTAGAGTCCCTCACAGTCACAGCTTATTATGATGAGTTTGACAGCCCAAATATTGTTGGATTTTTTGCGTTCTCTCTCTTGCCTGAGCCTGACCTCTTTGAGTAG